A window of the Deinococcus gobiensis I-0 genome harbors these coding sequences:
- a CDS encoding acyl-CoA carboxylase subunit beta — MTVSDSNAPASAVPAWADALARLAADRARVQAGGGAKAQARQHDKGRLTARERIARLVDPGTPFDELLTFAGWDMYPEAGGCPSGGVVTGIGLVAGRPWMIIANDATVKAGAFFPITAKKVIRAQTIALENALPVAYLVDSAGVYLPMQDEIFPDQDDFGRVFYLNARMSALGIPQVAAIMGNCVAGGAYLPVMCDTVIMTEGSGLYLAGPALVRAAIGQVVDSEELGGADMHAAIAGTVDYKEKDDEAALRRLRALADLYAQGDLAPFARRRREVVPAPERDLTELVGFDGAKPYDVRELIAALSDGGPDGQPGFHEFKAEYGETLVCGFARVGGYPVGFVANQRTVIKKKLKAGGEPGLRSRIEVGGVIYGDSADKAARFILDANQAGVPLIFLSDVTGFMVGRDSEQEGIIRRGAKLVNAVSNSVVPKITVITGGSFGAGNYAMNGKAYGPRFLFAWPSAKYAVMSGNAAAKTLLDIQLAALKRAGHEPDDEELARLYAEVKAKYDTELDPRYAAARLWVDEIIPPQQTRERLIRALEACAQNPRQEEFKVGVFQV; from the coding sequence ATGACCGTATCCGATTCCAACGCTCCGGCGTCGGCCGTTCCCGCCTGGGCCGACGCCCTGGCCCGGCTGGCGGCCGACCGCGCCCGCGTCCAGGCCGGGGGCGGGGCCAAGGCCCAGGCCCGGCAGCACGACAAGGGCCGCCTGACCGCCCGCGAGCGCATCGCGCGCCTCGTGGACCCCGGCACCCCCTTCGACGAACTCCTGACCTTCGCGGGCTGGGACATGTACCCCGAGGCGGGCGGGTGTCCCTCGGGCGGCGTGGTCACGGGCATCGGCCTCGTCGCCGGGCGGCCCTGGATGATCATCGCCAACGACGCGACCGTCAAGGCGGGGGCCTTCTTTCCCATCACGGCCAAGAAGGTGATCCGCGCGCAGACCATCGCCCTGGAAAACGCGCTGCCGGTGGCGTACCTGGTGGACTCGGCGGGCGTGTACCTGCCGATGCAGGACGAGATCTTTCCCGACCAGGACGACTTCGGGCGGGTCTTTTACCTCAACGCGCGGATGTCGGCGCTGGGCATTCCGCAGGTCGCGGCGATCATGGGCAACTGCGTGGCGGGCGGGGCCTACCTGCCGGTCATGTGCGACACGGTGATCATGACCGAAGGGTCGGGCCTGTACCTCGCCGGGCCGGCCCTGGTGCGCGCGGCCATCGGGCAGGTCGTGGACTCCGAGGAACTGGGCGGGGCCGACATGCACGCGGCCATCGCCGGCACGGTGGACTACAAGGAGAAGGACGACGAGGCGGCGCTGCGGCGGCTGCGCGCCCTGGCCGACCTGTACGCGCAGGGCGACCTCGCCCCCTTCGCCCGGCGGCGGCGCGAGGTGGTGCCCGCCCCGGAGCGCGACCTGACCGAACTCGTGGGCTTCGACGGCGCGAAGCCCTACGACGTGCGCGAGCTCATCGCGGCCCTCAGCGACGGCGGCCCGGACGGCCAGCCGGGCTTCCACGAGTTCAAGGCCGAGTACGGCGAGACGCTCGTGTGCGGCTTCGCGCGGGTGGGCGGCTACCCGGTGGGCTTCGTGGCGAACCAGCGCACCGTCATCAAGAAGAAGCTCAAGGCCGGGGGCGAGCCGGGGCTGCGCTCGCGCATCGAGGTCGGCGGCGTGATCTACGGCGATAGCGCCGACAAGGCTGCGCGCTTCATCCTCGACGCCAACCAGGCCGGCGTGCCGCTGATCTTCCTGTCGGACGTGACCGGCTTCATGGTGGGCCGCGACAGCGAGCAGGAAGGCATCATCCGGCGCGGGGCCAAGCTGGTGAACGCCGTGAGCAACAGCGTGGTGCCCAAGATCACCGTGATCACAGGCGGCAGTTTCGGGGCGGGCAACTACGCCATGAACGGCAAGGCCTACGGGCCGCGTTTCCTGTTCGCGTGGCCCAGCGCCAAATACGCCGTCATGAGCGGCAACGCGGCGGCCAAGACGCTGCTCGACATCCAGCTCGCGGCCCTGAAGCGCGCGGGCCACGAGCCCGACGACGAGGAACTCGCCCGCCTGTACGCCGAGGTCAAGGCCAAGTACGACACCGAACTCGACCCCCGCTACGCCGCCGCCCGCCTGTGGGTGGACGAGATCATCCCGCCGCAGCAGACCCGCGAGCGCCTCATCCGCGCGCTGGAGGCCTGCGCCCAGAACCCCCGCCAGGAGGAGTTCAAGGTGGGCGTCTTCCAGGTCTAG
- a CDS encoding MDR family oxidoreductase — protein MTQPAAPALPDTFRALRMLRDDAGVRPEFQTLPLAALPEGDTLVRVAYSSLNYKDGLAVAGRPGVLKAYPMTPGIDLAGEVLSCDTGVYAPGDRVVLTGWGIGERSDGGYAELARVRADWLVPLPPGTAPEWAMSVGTAGFTAMLAVMALEDHGVSPGQGEVLVTGAAGGVGSAAVALLAAAGFTVVASTGRLQEESYLRGLGAARLIGREELPAQTRPLEREQWAGVVDTVGGETLRGALAGTRTHGTVAACGLAGGSALGGTVFPFILRGVTLAGIDSVTCPVPRRRAAWARLARDLGPGKLRDVVQVRPLSDLPALAGQILAGQVRGRTVIDVNVWPE, from the coding sequence ATGACCCAGCCTGCCGCGCCCGCCCTGCCCGACACCTTCCGCGCCCTGCGCATGCTCAGGGACGACGCGGGGGTGCGCCCCGAGTTCCAGACGCTGCCACTCGCGGCGCTCCCGGAAGGCGACACCCTGGTGCGCGTCGCCTACAGCAGCCTGAACTACAAGGATGGGCTGGCGGTGGCGGGCCGCCCCGGGGTCCTGAAGGCTTACCCGATGACCCCCGGCATCGATCTCGCGGGCGAGGTCCTGAGCTGCGACACCGGGGTCTATGCACCCGGCGACCGGGTGGTCCTCACCGGCTGGGGCATCGGGGAACGCAGCGACGGTGGGTATGCCGAACTGGCGCGGGTGCGTGCCGACTGGCTGGTGCCGCTGCCGCCCGGCACGGCGCCCGAGTGGGCCATGAGCGTGGGGACGGCCGGGTTCACGGCCATGCTGGCGGTCATGGCGCTGGAGGACCACGGGGTCAGCCCCGGGCAGGGGGAGGTGCTGGTCACGGGCGCGGCGGGCGGCGTGGGCAGCGCGGCGGTGGCCCTGCTCGCGGCGGCGGGGTTCACGGTGGTCGCCAGTACCGGCCGCCTGCAGGAGGAAAGCTACCTGCGCGGCCTGGGGGCGGCCCGCCTGATCGGCCGCGAGGAGCTGCCGGCCCAGACCCGCCCGCTGGAGCGCGAGCAGTGGGCCGGGGTCGTGGACACGGTGGGGGGCGAGACCCTGCGCGGCGCGCTGGCAGGCACGCGCACGCACGGCACGGTCGCGGCCTGCGGGCTGGCCGGGGGCAGCGCGCTGGGGGGAACGGTGTTTCCCTTCATCCTGCGCGGCGTGACGCTGGCGGGGATCGACTCGGTGACCTGCCCGGTGCCCCGCCGCCGGGCCGCCTGGGCGCGTCTCGCCCGTGACCTGGGGCCCGGGAAGCTGCGGGACGTGGTGCAGGTCCGGCCGCTGAGCGACCTGCCTGCCCTGGCCGGGCAGATCCTGGCCGGACAGGTGCGGGGGCGCACCGTGATCGACGTGAACGTCTGGCCCGAATGA
- a CDS encoding acyl-CoA dehydrogenase family protein — protein sequence MTSTLTPPTNPNVTPQSGDQRTILSALRGFLKDRVEPGAAERDQTGEFPHDIVRGLGELGIMGAQTPEIYGGSELDTATFAMIIEEIAAVDGSLCLTVASHNSLCQGHILIGGTEAQKRKFLPDLASARKLGAWGLTEPGSGSDSGGMTSRAAEQPDGSWVLNGSKNFITQGSVGGTYVVLARTDPAREGRGKNDGISAFVFNRDEVQGFSIGRKEDKLGLRSSDTAQLIFEDIHLPAGALLGERGNAFKDVMRVLDGGRVGIAAMGLGLGRAAFEYAARYTLGREQFGKPIAHNQNLAFRLADLDTRLEAARLLIRKAADLKDAGQNFTVPVARAKLFATTVGVEACDEAIQMLGGYGYIKEYPVERFWRDNRLTRIGEGTDEVQRLVISRDVLRRFAD from the coding sequence ATGACGAGCACCCTGACCCCCCCCACCAACCCCAACGTGACCCCCCAGAGCGGCGACCAGCGCACCATTCTTTCGGCGCTGCGCGGCTTCCTCAAAGACCGCGTGGAACCCGGCGCGGCCGAGCGTGACCAGACCGGCGAGTTCCCGCACGACATCGTGCGCGGGCTGGGCGAACTGGGCATCATGGGCGCGCAGACGCCTGAAATCTACGGCGGCTCGGAGCTGGACACGGCCACCTTCGCCATGATCATCGAGGAGATCGCGGCGGTGGACGGCAGCCTGTGCCTGACGGTCGCCTCGCACAACTCGCTGTGCCAGGGCCACATCCTGATCGGGGGCACCGAGGCCCAGAAGCGCAAGTTCCTGCCCGACCTCGCCAGCGCGCGCAAGCTCGGCGCCTGGGGCCTGACCGAACCCGGCAGCGGCAGCGACAGCGGCGGCATGACCTCGCGCGCCGCCGAGCAGCCGGACGGCTCGTGGGTCCTGAACGGCTCGAAGAACTTCATCACCCAGGGCAGCGTGGGCGGCACCTACGTCGTGCTGGCGCGCACCGACCCCGCGCGGGAAGGCCGGGGCAAGAACGACGGCATCAGCGCGTTCGTGTTCAACCGCGACGAGGTGCAGGGCTTTTCCATCGGCCGCAAGGAGGACAAGCTGGGCCTGCGCTCCAGCGACACCGCGCAGCTCATCTTCGAGGACATCCACCTGCCTGCCGGCGCCCTGCTGGGCGAGCGCGGCAACGCCTTCAAGGACGTGATGCGCGTGCTGGACGGCGGCCGGGTGGGTATCGCCGCGATGGGCCTGGGGCTGGGCCGCGCCGCCTTCGAGTACGCCGCGCGCTACACGCTGGGCCGCGAGCAGTTCGGCAAGCCGATTGCCCACAACCAGAACCTCGCCTTCCGGCTGGCCGACCTCGACACCCGCCTGGAAGCCGCCCGGCTGCTCATCCGCAAGGCCGCCGACCTCAAGGACGCGGGGCAGAACTTCACCGTGCCCGTCGCCCGCGCCAAACTGTTCGCCACGACGGTCGGTGTCGAGGCCTGCGACGAGGCGATCCAGATGCTCGGCGGCTACGGCTACATCAAGGAGTACCCCGTCGAGCGGTTCTGGCGCGACAACCGCCTGACCCGCATCGGTGAGGGCACGGACGAGGTGCAGCGCCTGGTCATCAGCCGCGACGTGCTCCGGCGCTTCGCGGACTGA
- a CDS encoding cytochrome P450, with protein sequence MTQARTPSDWPAGPRGHALLGSLPDLRADALGYLRHVRAGYGDLFSVRFGPRRVLMICEPAAAREVLVAQSGRFRKGRGIQKLRDVLGDGLLTADGETWRTHRRMMQPAFHRAALDRLSGEIVGATRPLLARLAAARNGGAEVEVGTEMLHVTLRAVAAALFGTALRDEDLRVVERELPPLLEYATARTRAVLDLDALPTPAARRARASGAALDAVVARIIAERRAAAHAGDDLLGLLLAARDEEGGGLSDAELRDEVMTLFLAGHETTATLLTFLLLELSRAPEWRARVQAEVREVLGDRTPTAADLRALPLLGACIQETLRLYPPAWLLPRQATSPATVGGFAAAPGENVSVNIFLIQRSARFWPRPDAFDPERWLGGARTPDAFMPFGAGARMCIGNHLALLEATLISALLLRDFTLDVPGGGPTRLQAGVTLKPGGPVRARVG encoded by the coding sequence ATGACTCAGGCCCGCACGCCCTCCGACTGGCCCGCCGGTCCCCGTGGACACGCCCTGCTGGGCAGCCTGCCCGATCTGCGCGCCGACGCGCTGGGCTACCTCCGCCACGTGCGCGCAGGCTACGGCGACCTGTTCAGCGTGCGCTTCGGGCCGCGCCGCGTCCTGATGATCTGCGAGCCGGCCGCGGCCCGCGAGGTGCTCGTGGCGCAGTCGGGGCGCTTCCGCAAGGGCCGGGGCATCCAGAAACTGCGGGACGTGCTGGGCGACGGTCTACTCACGGCCGACGGTGAGACGTGGCGCACCCACCGCCGCATGATGCAGCCGGCCTTCCACCGCGCGGCGCTCGACCGCCTCTCCGGCGAGATCGTGGGGGCGACCCGGCCGCTGCTCGCGCGCCTGGCGGCGGCCAGGAACGGGGGAGCGGAGGTCGAAGTCGGGACCGAGATGCTGCATGTCACGTTGCGGGCGGTGGCGGCGGCGCTGTTCGGCACGGCGCTGCGCGACGAGGACCTGCGGGTGGTCGAGCGCGAGCTGCCGCCCCTCCTGGAGTACGCGACCGCCCGCACCCGCGCGGTGCTCGACCTGGACGCGCTGCCCACCCCGGCCGCCCGGCGGGCCCGGGCCTCGGGGGCGGCGCTCGACGCGGTCGTGGCGCGCATCATCGCCGAGCGCCGCGCGGCGGCCCATGCGGGCGACGACCTGCTGGGCCTGCTGCTCGCCGCCCGCGACGAGGAGGGCGGCGGCCTGAGCGACGCCGAGCTGCGCGACGAGGTCATGACCCTGTTCCTGGCCGGCCACGAGACGACCGCCACGCTGCTGACCTTCCTGCTGCTGGAGCTGTCGCGCGCCCCCGAGTGGCGTGCCCGCGTGCAGGCCGAGGTCCGCGAGGTGCTGGGGGACCGGACGCCCACCGCCGCCGACCTGCGCGCCCTGCCGCTGCTGGGGGCCTGCATCCAGGAGACGCTGCGGCTCTACCCGCCCGCGTGGCTGCTGCCCCGGCAGGCGACCTCGCCCGCGACGGTGGGCGGCTTCGCGGCCGCTCCCGGCGAGAACGTCAGCGTGAATATCTTTCTCATCCAGCGCAGCGCCCGCTTCTGGCCCCGCCCCGACGCCTTCGATCCGGAGCGCTGGCTGGGCGGCGCGCGGACCCCGGACGCCTTCATGCCCTTCGGGGCGGGCGCGCGCATGTGCATCGGCAACCACCTCGCGCTGCTCGAAGCCACCCTGATCTCGGCCCTGCTGCTGCGCGACTTCACCCTCGACGTGCCGGGCGGCGGGCCGACCCGCCTTCAGGCCGGCGTGACCCTCAAGCCGGGCGGCCCAGTCCGCGCGCGGGTGGGCTGA
- a CDS encoding LCP family protein: MRRRIVIFVLVLAGLAALIAPAVPALSRYATLPRKADAPLNLVLAGLDAQYDWSSPKRPFPEIPRSFDTRTDSLMLVQVLPGGQVKLLSIPRDTWMNVPGSGWGKINGANVHGGPEMVKAAVQSLTGVPVDGYVFLAVSALRDLTNAVGGVTVDVERAMKYDDNAGNLHIDLQPGRQRLSGEQMEGYLRFRKDNTGDVGRVGRQQEFLTAALSKMKSPLNWWRLPGVIGTTYGNTRTDLTREQVGELMGALLGGAKVSAYTVPGNFGQSTWIPDRAALNTLVGEQFRDPGDPRGLRVGVANIDAPDGSARRLVQRLQAAGYQNVSIVDEPRRSLGTTAVAGTGAARLLRDLGYGGVGGDSAPGTDVTVRLGSDTPAE; encoded by the coding sequence GTGCGCCGCCGTATTGTGATTTTCGTCCTCGTGCTCGCGGGTCTCGCCGCCCTGATCGCCCCCGCCGTGCCCGCCCTGAGCCGCTACGCCACCCTGCCCCGCAAGGCCGACGCGCCGCTGAACCTCGTGCTGGCCGGGCTGGACGCGCAATACGACTGGAGTTCGCCCAAGCGGCCCTTTCCGGAGATTCCGCGCAGCTTCGACACGCGCACCGACTCGCTGATGCTCGTGCAGGTCCTGCCCGGCGGACAGGTCAAGCTGCTGAGCATTCCGCGCGACACCTGGATGAACGTGCCCGGCTCGGGCTGGGGCAAGATCAACGGCGCGAACGTCCACGGCGGCCCCGAGATGGTCAAGGCGGCGGTGCAGAGCCTGACCGGCGTGCCGGTGGACGGCTACGTCTTCCTGGCGGTCAGCGCCCTGCGCGACCTGACCAATGCGGTCGGCGGCGTGACCGTGGACGTGGAACGGGCCATGAAGTACGACGACAATGCGGGCAACCTCCACATCGACCTGCAACCGGGCCGCCAGCGCCTGAGCGGCGAACAGATGGAAGGCTACCTGCGTTTCCGCAAGGACAACACCGGCGACGTGGGCCGCGTGGGCCGCCAGCAGGAATTCCTGACCGCCGCCCTGTCCAAGATGAAAAGTCCCCTGAACTGGTGGCGGCTGCCGGGCGTGATCGGCACGACCTACGGCAACACCCGCACCGACCTGACCCGCGAACAGGTGGGCGAACTGATGGGCGCGCTGCTGGGGGGCGCGAAGGTCAGCGCCTATACGGTGCCGGGCAACTTCGGGCAGTCCACCTGGATTCCGGACCGCGCGGCCCTGAACACCCTGGTCGGCGAGCAGTTCCGCGATCCGGGCGACCCGCGCGGCCTGCGGGTAGGCGTAGCGAACATCGACGCGCCCGACGGCAGCGCGCGGCGGCTGGTCCAGCGCCTCCAGGCGGCCGGCTACCAGAACGTGAGCATCGTGGACGAGCCGCGCCGCAGCCTGGGGACCACGGCCGTCGCGGGCACGGGCGCGGCGCGGCTGCTGCGCGACCTGGGCTACGGCGGCGTGGGCGGCGACAGCGCGCCCGGCACCGACGTGACCGTACGGCTGGGCAGCGACACGCCGGCCGAGTGA
- a CDS encoding S8 family serine peptidase — protein sequence MKPSAPRPNAPRPRSPRAGFLAATLALATLSACGQLNPPLQPQTVFLGQAASASAQQAFSGTWAVKDVPSWLTVSPASGSGPVNLTVSADRAAGTPLNADQRTLSGSFQITWTLPDKTAGSATWTVQADQFRLSGRVVDAARLNGADARLGDAALGAGTAGGSRGVIVTYREAGVRDAVLAARGSVRAQAQANAAVARATLDRLGVSAGARSPLGNRAALLDTPASASALAALRADPNVLTAVPNVTLHALATPAAPLTPTDQYAPLQWAYPLLGYGAVWRDMESGGYTKAVTVAVVDTGVRYDHPDLAGQLYGPDDGALDVITTVGNGDGDGADTDPTDPSVAGRTLGSHGTHVTGIIAARWGQNTATCAGCSPTGVVGATYRAPVKVLPIRALDSSGDTTAADVANAVRYAAGLSITLDGKTFTNPHPAQVINLSLGGAVSAAEGQPMCDAIADAHARGALVVAAAGNDGTTLPFYPAACAGAVSVASVTLSGGSAPKHAVYSNAYPQVQLSAPGGASYLARTTFNGAVLGGSPFPDEIFSTGWDYVRNQPNYEAESGTSQAAPQVSALAALLLSKGVTSGPDDTLARMVATATDLGAAGRDDLFGSGMINAAAALNAPVVSDTLGLRLQDDQGRAFQPPLDALGRFTAYLGDGSYSVVAGRDRNGNGVYGESGEPRTERRVTLGTAAPATDLGDLTPTP from the coding sequence ATGAAGCCGTCTGCTCCGCGCCCGAACGCCCCGCGACCCCGCTCGCCGCGCGCCGGGTTCCTCGCCGCCACGCTGGCCCTCGCCACCCTGAGCGCCTGCGGTCAGCTGAATCCGCCGCTTCAGCCCCAGACCGTCTTCCTGGGACAGGCCGCCAGCGCGTCGGCCCAGCAGGCCTTCTCCGGCACCTGGGCGGTCAAGGACGTGCCGAGCTGGCTGACTGTGTCTCCGGCGTCGGGCAGCGGCCCCGTGAACCTGACCGTCAGCGCCGACCGCGCCGCCGGGACCCCCCTGAACGCCGACCAGCGCACGCTCAGCGGCAGCTTCCAGATCACCTGGACCCTGCCGGACAAGACGGCGGGCAGCGCCACCTGGACCGTGCAGGCCGACCAGTTCCGCCTGAGTGGCCGCGTGGTGGACGCCGCCCGACTGAACGGAGCCGACGCCCGCCTGGGCGACGCGGCGCTGGGCGCGGGCACCGCCGGAGGCAGCCGGGGCGTGATCGTCACCTACCGCGAGGCCGGGGTCCGGGACGCCGTGCTGGCGGCACGGGGCAGCGTCCGCGCCCAGGCGCAGGCGAACGCCGCCGTCGCCCGCGCGACCCTGGACCGCCTGGGCGTATCGGCCGGAGCACGCTCGCCGCTGGGGAACCGCGCGGCGCTGCTCGACACCCCGGCCAGCGCCTCCGCCCTGGCGGCGCTGCGGGCCGACCCGAACGTGCTGACGGCCGTGCCCAACGTGACCCTGCACGCCCTGGCGACGCCCGCCGCACCCCTCACCCCCACCGACCAGTACGCGCCGCTACAGTGGGCCTACCCGCTGCTGGGCTACGGCGCCGTGTGGCGTGACATGGAGTCGGGCGGCTACACGAAAGCCGTCACGGTGGCGGTCGTGGACACCGGCGTGCGCTACGACCATCCCGACCTCGCGGGCCAGCTGTACGGGCCGGACGACGGCGCGCTCGACGTGATCACCACCGTGGGCAACGGCGACGGCGACGGGGCCGACACCGATCCGACCGACCCCAGCGTCGCCGGGCGCACGCTCGGCAGCCACGGCACGCACGTCACCGGCATCATCGCGGCGCGCTGGGGCCAGAACACCGCGACCTGCGCCGGGTGCAGCCCGACCGGGGTGGTGGGGGCCACCTACCGCGCCCCGGTCAAGGTGCTGCCGATCCGCGCGCTGGACAGCAGCGGCGACACCACGGCCGCCGACGTGGCGAACGCGGTGCGCTACGCCGCCGGGCTGAGTATCACCCTGGACGGCAAGACCTTCACCAACCCGCACCCGGCGCAGGTCATCAACCTCAGCCTGGGCGGGGCCGTGAGCGCGGCCGAGGGTCAGCCGATGTGCGACGCTATCGCCGACGCCCACGCCAGGGGCGCGCTGGTGGTCGCGGCGGCCGGCAACGACGGCACCACGCTGCCCTTCTACCCGGCGGCCTGCGCGGGGGCCGTGTCGGTCGCCAGCGTCACGCTCTCGGGGGGCAGCGCGCCCAAGCACGCGGTCTACAGCAACGCCTATCCCCAGGTGCAGCTCAGCGCGCCGGGAGGGGCCAGCTACCTCGCGCGCACGACCTTCAACGGCGCGGTCCTGGGCGGCTCGCCCTTCCCCGACGAGATCTTCTCGACCGGCTGGGACTATGTCAGGAACCAGCCCAACTACGAGGCCGAATCCGGCACCAGCCAGGCGGCCCCGCAGGTCTCGGCGCTGGCCGCGCTGCTGCTGAGCAAGGGCGTGACCAGCGGCCCCGACGACACCCTGGCCCGCATGGTCGCCACCGCCACCGACCTCGGCGCGGCGGGACGCGACGACCTGTTCGGCTCCGGCATGATCAACGCCGCCGCCGCCCTCAACGCCCCGGTGGTGAGCGACACGCTGGGCCTGCGCCTGCAGGACGACCAGGGCCGGGCCTTCCAGCCGCCGCTGGACGCGCTGGGCCGCTTCACGGCGTACCTGGGCGACGGCAGCTACTCGGTCGTGGCTGGACGGGACCGCAACGGCAACGGCGTCTACGGCGAAAGCGGCGAGCCGCGCACCGAGCGCCGCGTGACGCTGGGGACCGCCGCCCCGGCCACCGACTTGGGCGACCTCACTCCCACACCCTGA
- a CDS encoding metal-binding protein, translating into MPSGRVHNLINLAAYAVLAAGALAASRQDLIGVTPAQAINFTLGFLAGTFLLSPDLDLSEGRVDSKRRWGVLGFLWVPYGRMFSHRGLSHTWLLGPLTRLAYVAVLLGLVAGIVRVAFPAWQWPALPEPVGLKFAVPLLLGYYLSQWLHLIADGVHPDHGVRHSLRKLRRR; encoded by the coding sequence ATGCCCAGCGGCCGTGTCCACAACCTCATCAATCTCGCCGCCTACGCCGTCCTGGCCGCCGGGGCGCTCGCCGCGAGCCGCCAGGACCTCATCGGGGTCACGCCCGCGCAGGCCATCAACTTCACGCTGGGGTTCCTGGCGGGGACCTTCCTGCTCTCGCCCGACCTCGACCTCTCGGAGGGCCGGGTGGACAGCAAGCGGCGCTGGGGCGTGCTGGGGTTTTTGTGGGTGCCCTACGGCCGCATGTTCAGCCACCGGGGGCTGTCGCACACCTGGCTGCTGGGGCCGCTGACCCGGCTGGCCTACGTGGCCGTGCTGCTGGGGCTGGTGGCCGGGATCGTCCGGGTCGCCTTTCCGGCGTGGCAGTGGCCCGCACTGCCTGAGCCCGTGGGCCTGAAATTCGCCGTGCCTCTGCTGCTGGGCTACTACCTCAGCCAGTGGCTGCACCTCATCGCCGACGGGGTTCACCCCGACCACGGCGTGCGTCACAGCCTGCGCAAACTGCGCCGCCGCTGA